Part of the Nitrospirota bacterium genome, AGGCCGCGAGCACCTGGAGCGGGCCCGGCAGGGGGGCAGGGGGGTCATCCTCGTCACCGGCCATTTCAGCAACTGGGAGCTCCTTGCCCTGTCGCTGTCCGTCCGGGTCATGCCCATTGTGGGCGTGGCCCGCAAGCAGAGCAACCCTTACCTGGACAGGCTCGTCATGAGCACCCGGAAGAGATACGGAAGCGAAATGGTCTACAAGAGGGGGGCCCTCAGGCGGTTCCTCGCCGTGCTCCACTCCGGCGGGGCGGTGGGCGTTGTCATGGACCAGGCCGTCTTTCCCGACGAAGGGGTCCTCATCGATTTCCTGGGCGCCCCGGCCTGGACGACGCGGACCCCGGTGGCGCTGGCCCGCCGGACGGGGGCGGCACTCGTTCCGGTCTTCATTGTCTGGGACGGCGCGGGCTACACCATAAGGATACGGGAGGAAGTGCCCCTTCTCGGGGAGGAGGCCGAGGACACCCGAAGGCTCTCGGCCCATATCGAGCAGGAGATCCGGGAGCACCCCGCCCAGTGGCTCTGGATTCACCGGCGCTGGAAACGAGCGGGCACGAGACCGGAGCCTCAGGCCAACGCCGTTTCCTGAAAAGAGCCCGGCGCACCAGGGTCGGCCCGCGCTCATCGCAAACGGAGTCCCTGCGGTTTCTTCCCATGGGCGCCCCCCGATTTCACCACGGCTCTTCGCGGCTCTTGCGCCCCGCCTTGACGCTCGGCAGTGCCCGTGATAGCTTTTTACATGGCATACGAGGTTCTTGACCTCTCGGGCGACGTGGGCGTCCGCGCCCGGGGCGGAAGCCTTCCGGAGGCCTTTGGCGAGGCGGCCCTCGCCATGTACAGCCTGATTACGGAGCCCGCCGCAATACGCCCTGAGGAGGTGCGGCGCGTGGAGGTAAGAAGCCACTCGCGCGAGGGCCTCCTGGTTTCGTGGCTCAACGAGCTCATCTATCTTTTCGACGTGCATGGCTTTGTGGGCAAGTCCGTGGAATTCGAGAGCTTCGAGGACACGGCCCTCGTGGCCGAGGTGCGGGGAGAGCGGTTCGACCCCCAGCGCCACGAGGGCGGCCTTCTCTTGAAGGCCGCCACCTACCACGGTCTTACCCTGGAGCAAGGCCCCGAGGGGTACCGGCTGGAAATCATGTTTGACATCTGAGGAGGGCTGTCATGACCGTGGCTGAGCTCAGAAGAATCGACGCGGTGAGGCTGGAGGTCCCCCGCACGTACAAGGAGGGCATGCGCACCCGCGGCATCATCTTCGTGGACGACGTGCTTGAGCAGGCGCTGGAGAAAAGGTCCG contains:
- a CDS encoding archease, with the translated sequence MAYEVLDLSGDVGVRARGGSLPEAFGEAALAMYSLITEPAAIRPEEVRRVEVRSHSREGLLVSWLNELIYLFDVHGFVGKSVEFESFEDTALVAEVRGERFDPQRHEGGLLLKAATYHGLTLEQGPEGYRLEIMFDI
- a CDS encoding lysophospholipid acyltransferase family protein, which produces MKHVLELFLFLAVAAPLAVLPLRASRKVGELLGLLLYALWGTRRRVGTENLRAALARGALEDSRSAEAICRENFRHMGRGAAELVKVFLGRGDALVRDVVVQGREHLERARQGGRGVILVTGHFSNWELLALSLSVRVMPIVGVARKQSNPYLDRLVMSTRKRYGSEMVYKRGALRRFLAVLHSGGAVGVVMDQAVFPDEGVLIDFLGAPAWTTRTPVALARRTGAALVPVFIVWDGAGYTIRIREEVPLLGEEAEDTRRLSAHIEQEIREHPAQWLWIHRRWKRAGTRPEPQANAVS